Proteins from a single region of Palaemon carinicauda isolate YSFRI2023 chromosome 1, ASM3689809v2, whole genome shotgun sequence:
- the LOC137653585 gene encoding basic proline-rich protein-like yields the protein MTQPAEPPPEEPPPPEEPPPPEEPPPPEEPPPPPEEPPPPPEEPPPPPEEPPPPPEEPPPPPEEPPPPPEEPPPPPEEPPPPPEEPPPPPEEPPPPPEEPPPPPEEPPPPPEEPPPPPPEEPPPPPPEEPPPPPPEEPPPPPEEPPPPPEEPPPPPEEPPPPPEEPPSPEEQPSPEEHPECGNSFCRVRS from the exons ATGACacagccggcagagccgccgcccgAAGAGCCGCCGCCGCCCGAAGAGCCGCCGCCGCCCGAAGAGCCGCCGCCGCCCGAAGAGCCGCCGCCGCCGCCCGAAGAGCCGCCGCCGCCGCCCGAAGAGCCGCCGCCGCCGCCCGAAGAGCCGCCGCCGCCGCCCGAAGAGCCGCCGCCGCCGCCCGAAGAGCCGCCGCCGCCGCCCGAAGAGCCGCCGCCGCCGCCCGAAGAGCCGCCGCCGCCGCCCGAAGAGCCGCCGCCGCCGCCCGAAGAGCCGCCGCCGCCGCCCGAAGAGCCGCCGCCGCCGCCCGAAGAGCCGCCGCCGCCGCCCGaagagccgccgccgccgccgcccgaagagccgccgccgccgccgcccgaagagccgccgccgccgccgcccgaAGAGCCGCCGCCGCCGCCCGAAGAGCCGCCGCCGCCGCCCGAAGAGCCGCCGCCGCCGCCCGAAGAGCCGCCGCCGCCGCCCGAAGAGCCGCCGTCACCCGAAGAGCAGCCCTCGCCC gaggagcatcccgagtgcgggaatagtttttgccgggTCCGCAGTTAG
- the LOC137653654 gene encoding uncharacterized protein, protein MILEELNFPTEASSSKETSHAPPVSGIDDILILADYFHKCEAHTQMVIEVLTELGWQISIKKSVIHPVQKIEFLGVHYNLENKTMRPMQKNIDKFIRLANTVLNLNRSDLKLYQRLIGSLTLCSYYTFYGRYYLKFLHRFHRYFAKGYRIIPPSFKSFLGEWKQTNMYSDINISNNQVDLELFTDASNFGWGGALVGEHGILSTNNTWLQNENTLHINIRELLACIYCIKHFRDKLRNKVVLIHIDSQVTNCWIKKHGSIRNKSAQEAIKVLLNIKGKYNIDIQTKWIKGKCNVIADSLSRDFGSIHPEATLDDNLFNLICTDMNFSPEIDLFTNGFNSKCKRFCSSVPNTKAISNNALHISWEGSSPLYAFPPGFLLHKVAFKIYNECNNNMLFCTVSQETEPWIPLVKRVSKEYRKYKVKAEGCQILHMDCTLPLAQHHLNLITFRI, encoded by the exons ATGATATTGGAAGAGTTAAATTTCCCTACAGAAGCCTCTAGCTCCAAGGAAACCTCTCACGCCCCTCCAGTAAGTGGGATAG ATGATATACTCATATTAGCAGATTACTTTCACAAATGCGAGGCTCACACCCAAATGGTCATTGAAGTGCTCACAGAGCTGGGCtggcaaatatctattaaaaagtctGTCATTCATCCAGTGCAAAAGATAGAGTTCTTGGGAGTTCATTATAACTTGGAGAACAAAACAATGAGACCAAtgcagaaaaatattgataaatttatcaGACTTGCCAATACAGTATTAAACTTGAACAGATCTGACCTCAAATTATATCAAAGATTGATAGGATCACTTACCCTCTGTTCCTACTACACCTTTTACGGTAGATACTATCTTAAATTCCTTCAcagatttcatagatattttgctaAAGGATATAGAATCATTCCTCCTTCTTTCAAATCCTTTCTAGGAGAATGGAAACAGACTAACATGTATAGTGATATAAACATTTCTAATAATCAAGTAGATCTAGAACTATTCACAGATGCATCCAACTTTGGCTGGGGTGGAGCATTAGTGGGAGAACATGGCATACTCTCAACTAATAATACATGGCTACAAAATGAGAATACTCTGCACATTAACATTAGAGAATTACTTGcatgcatttactgtataaaacATTTCAGAGACAAACTAAGAAACAAAGTAGTACTAATTCACATAGATTCACAAGTAACAAACTGCTGGATCAAAAAACATGGTagcattaggaacaaatcggcccaggaggccatcaaagtgttactaaacatcaaaggaaaatacaacaTAGACATTCAAACTAAATGGATTAAAGGGAAATGCAATGTGATAGCTGATTCCCTATCGAGAGACTTTGGTTCCATACATCCAGAAGCCACTCTTGACGACAATCTATTCAATTTAATTTGCACAGATATGAATTTCTCTCCTGAAATAGACCTTTTCACCAATGGCTTCaattctaaatgtaaaagattttgttCTTCCGTACCCAACACAAAAGCAATCAGTAATAATGCTCTTCACATTAGCTGGGAAGGTTCTTCTCCTCTTTATGCTTTTCCCCCAGGCTTCTTACTGCATAAAGTTGCTTTTAAGATATATAACGAATGTAATAACAATATGCTCTTTTGCACTGTTTCCCAGgaaacggaaccatggattcccctTGTCAAGAGAGTCTCCAAGGAATACCGGAAGTACAAAGTCAAAGCAGAAGGCTGCCAGATACTTCATATGGACTGTACCTTACCCTTAGCGCAACACCACTTAAATTTGATCACCTTCagaatataa